From the Maioricimonas rarisocia genome, one window contains:
- a CDS encoding archease, producing MAASDFEFTCPDPMDRRAMYEFFDHTADLGIRVRSDDLLTLLNDAARGLFAGIVENLDDVQAVQQVTLSVEGEDPEYLLFDWLSELLHVFDSQRLLLCEFDLQLSAGILRANCRGEPMDESRHRMTHEIKAITYHGLSVVHDSDGWTAEVIVDI from the coding sequence GTGGCAGCGTCCGACTTTGAGTTCACCTGCCCTGATCCGATGGACCGGCGAGCCATGTATGAGTTCTTCGATCACACGGCCGACCTGGGCATTCGTGTCCGGTCCGATGACCTGCTCACCCTTCTGAACGATGCCGCCCGCGGACTGTTTGCCGGAATCGTCGAGAACCTCGACGACGTCCAGGCTGTCCAGCAGGTCACCCTCTCCGTTGAAGGAGAGGATCCCGAGTACCTGCTGTTCGACTGGCTCAGCGAACTGCTGCACGTCTTCGACTCGCAGCGTCTGCTGCTGTGCGAATTCGACCTGCAACTCTCGGCGGGCATCCTGCGGGCCAACTGCCGGGGTGAACCGATGGACGAGTCCCGCCATCGCATGACGCACGAGATCAAGGCGATCACCTACCATGGCCTGAGTGTTGTCCACGATTCCGACGGCTGGACCGCGGAGGTTATCGTCGACATCTGA
- a CDS encoding Gfo/Idh/MocA family oxidoreductase: protein MSHSTRREFLENSMFAFAAAAAGSVAPQVLQAAPAASPNSKLRVAVLGVNGRGGTHISNFLRREDCDIVAIVDPDEAVGQKRVEQIAGKQGSKPSFHKDLRRVMEDPNIDVISIATPNHWHSLATIWAVQNKKYVYVEKPVSHNVTEGRRAVQAARKHGVIVQCGTQSRSHQSHQEAMAFIHNGGIGEVKLARGLCYKRRKSIGPRGNYDVPASVDYNVYLGPADEEPLTRQRFHYDWHWQWNCGNGDIGNQGIHQMDIARWGLGINDLGDRVVSYGGRLGYEDAGETANTQVSIHDSGDKRIIFETRGLETDGIRGAKIGVIFYGSEGYLVSTSNYSSVTAFDLDGNPIKTFKGGNTSQHFDNFVEAVKANDQSMLNCDIEEGHISSALCHLGNISYKLGETMDTAELRAALGDDEQAVESLDRTVQHLTNNDVNADRTPMALGPALALNGKEEVFVGSHASAANPLLFREGRGEFQIPDEASL, encoded by the coding sequence ATGTCACACTCGACACGTCGTGAATTCCTCGAGAATTCGATGTTCGCTTTCGCAGCCGCGGCTGCCGGTTCCGTTGCTCCGCAGGTGCTGCAGGCAGCGCCTGCTGCGTCCCCCAACAGCAAGCTGCGGGTCGCTGTCCTTGGCGTGAATGGCCGTGGCGGCACGCACATCTCCAACTTCCTTCGCCGCGAAGACTGCGACATCGTCGCCATTGTCGATCCGGACGAGGCGGTCGGCCAAAAGCGTGTCGAGCAGATTGCCGGCAAACAGGGCTCGAAGCCGTCGTTCCACAAGGATCTCCGCCGGGTGATGGAAGATCCGAACATCGACGTCATCAGCATTGCCACCCCCAACCACTGGCATTCGCTGGCGACCATCTGGGCGGTGCAGAACAAGAAGTACGTCTACGTCGAAAAGCCGGTCAGCCACAACGTCACCGAAGGCCGCCGTGCCGTGCAGGCCGCCCGCAAGCATGGTGTGATCGTTCAGTGCGGCACCCAGTCCCGTTCGCACCAGTCGCATCAGGAGGCGATGGCGTTCATTCACAACGGCGGCATCGGCGAAGTGAAGCTGGCCCGCGGTCTCTGCTACAAGCGTCGCAAGTCGATCGGCCCGCGCGGCAACTACGACGTGCCCGCCAGCGTCGACTACAACGTCTATCTCGGCCCGGCCGACGAAGAACCGCTCACCCGCCAACGGTTCCACTACGACTGGCACTGGCAGTGGAACTGCGGCAACGGTGACATCGGCAACCAGGGCATCCACCAGATGGATATCGCCCGCTGGGGGCTGGGGATTAACGACCTCGGCGATCGCGTCGTCAGCTACGGTGGCCGTCTCGGCTACGAAGATGCCGGCGAAACCGCCAACACCCAGGTCAGTATTCACGACTCCGGCGACAAGCGGATCATCTTCGAAACCCGCGGCCTGGAGACCGACGGCATTCGCGGCGCCAAGATCGGCGTGATCTTCTACGGCTCCGAAGGCTACCTGGTTTCGACCAGCAACTATTCGTCGGTGACTGCCTTCGACCTCGATGGCAATCCCATCAAAACCTTCAAGGGAGGCAATACCTCCCAGCACTTCGACAACTTTGTCGAAGCGGTCAAAGCGAACGATCAGTCGATGCTCAACTGCGACATCGAAGAAGGTCATATCTCGAGTGCCCTGTGTCACCTCGGCAACATCTCGTACAAGCTGGGTGAGACGATGGACACCGCCGAACTGCGTGCCGCACTCGGCGACGACGAGCAGGCCGTCGAGTCGCTGGATCGAACCGTGCAGCACCTGACGAACAACGACGTGAATGCCGACCGCACGCCGATGGCTCTCGGCCCGGCACTGGCGCTGAACGGCAAGGAAGAAGTTTTCGTCGGCAGCCACGCCAGCGCGGCGAATCCGCTGCTGTTCCGCGAAGGCCGCGGCGAGTTCCAGATTCCGGACGAAGCGAGCCTGTAG
- the ribA gene encoding GTP cyclohydrolase II, producing MSESPERPGDSSRIDAALKALQAGRMVIVVDAQDRENEGDLICAAECITPEIVDFMLRQGAGVLCTPLVSEIADRLEMQPIVESDANTSLHQTPFLVPIDHRDSGTGVSAQARTLTLRQLANDESGPRDFVRPGHVFPLLAKEGGVLRRAGHTEATIDLLRMAGMKPVGCLIEICSQRGTGMAEMEELREFSAEHDIPMVTISEIIQHRRIREQLVHREVEVDIPTQGYGTPRFIAYKVAHEDQEPIAIVWGDLSSVDAPLVRMHSSCFTGDILGSLRCDCGDQLHIAMQMICQEGTGAVVYLPQEGRGIGLVAKLKAYQLQDSGLDTVEANHRLGFKADLRDYMVGLHILKDLGLQKVRILTNNPKKTEAFENWVDLKVVEQVPLVAPPEKLRERYLATKRDKMGHRLPDDARDQAEIESPGTR from the coding sequence ATGTCGGAATCACCGGAACGCCCCGGCGACTCGAGTCGCATTGATGCCGCGCTCAAGGCTCTGCAGGCCGGCCGCATGGTGATCGTCGTCGATGCCCAGGATCGCGAAAACGAAGGGGATCTGATCTGCGCCGCCGAATGCATCACCCCCGAGATTGTCGATTTCATGCTGCGGCAGGGAGCCGGCGTCCTGTGCACCCCGCTGGTTTCCGAAATCGCCGATCGACTCGAGATGCAGCCGATTGTCGAAAGTGACGCCAACACCTCGCTGCATCAGACGCCGTTTCTGGTTCCGATTGACCACCGTGACAGTGGAACCGGTGTGAGCGCCCAGGCACGAACGCTCACCCTGCGCCAGCTCGCCAACGACGAGAGCGGACCGCGCGACTTCGTCCGGCCGGGACATGTCTTCCCGCTACTGGCCAAGGAAGGGGGAGTCCTCCGCCGCGCCGGCCATACCGAAGCGACGATCGACCTGCTCCGCATGGCCGGGATGAAGCCGGTCGGCTGCCTGATCGAAATCTGCAGCCAGCGTGGAACCGGCATGGCGGAAATGGAGGAACTCCGTGAGTTCTCCGCCGAGCACGATATCCCCATGGTCACGATCTCAGAGATCATCCAGCATCGGCGAATCCGCGAGCAGCTCGTCCATCGCGAGGTTGAGGTCGACATTCCGACACAGGGATACGGTACGCCCCGCTTCATCGCGTACAAGGTCGCCCACGAGGATCAGGAACCGATCGCAATCGTGTGGGGGGATCTCTCCTCCGTCGATGCGCCGCTCGTTCGGATGCATTCCTCCTGCTTTACCGGCGACATCCTCGGGTCGCTTCGGTGTGACTGTGGCGACCAGTTGCACATCGCGATGCAGATGATCTGTCAGGAGGGAACGGGCGCGGTCGTCTATCTACCTCAGGAAGGTCGCGGCATCGGTCTGGTTGCGAAACTCAAGGCGTATCAGCTTCAGGATTCGGGGCTGGATACCGTCGAGGCGAATCACCGGCTCGGCTTCAAGGCGGATCTGCGCGACTACATGGTCGGGCTGCACATTCTCAAAGACCTGGGACTGCAGAAGGTCCGCATCCTGACCAACAACCCGAAGAAGACCGAAGCGTTCGAAAACTGGGTCGATCTGAAGGTCGTCGAGCAGGTGCCGCTGGTCGCTCCGCCCGAGAAACTCCGCGAACGGTACCTGGCGACCAAGCGGGACAAGATGGGGCACCGCCTGCCGGATGACGCACGCGACCAGGCAGAAATCGAGTCGCCGGGAACGCGGTAG
- a CDS encoding PPC domain-containing protein has translation MLRALICRPALLSVFTWFLLGTLPLHAQLPQTRLYSISPPGAQIGTTAEVRILAGDDLEEISALHFNHPGITAEPKMQEVNGQPQPVDKTFVVKVAPDVPPGMYDVRTTGLWGTSNPRRFVVGTLPEVIEAETNNTPDQASPLELNTVLNGRMDGGTDVDIFRTTLTAGQKVVIDCQAQRIDSRMDPTIEVYDSTGRQRLGVSRNDRGRDAVLVYEVPQDGEYLVRVFDHVYRNGNDYFYRLKLHTGPHLAYSLPASGLPGTTSRFALYGVNLPGGQPTDLDVDGVPLERLETDIAIPKLDDLPAMDHRVDSVHSSVDGFSYRFESPEGQSNPLRIFLSSAPALTEAEPNDAADAAQSVAVPCEITGQFGSRADQDVFTFEAKAGQVYWIEAFGQRLGTSADPYVVVEQITVDGNGNEQAKRLTAQDDTGTNLLQNVFDTHTDDPAWRLQIPADGKYRVTIRDRYWESRGNPSLIYRLAIREEQPDFRLVLVPAAPTAGQTWPVGLRQGDNFAVNVLAFRRDGFAGPVRVTAENLPEGLQCPGTTIGEKDNSTLLTLTTTDGASAGTQAVRITGSAWVDDPAAVKQEEAARAALDAANKALPDLRKAADEAAKKVTELTNQRDAARKASEEKPDDEGLKQKLAQAEQALEAAQKTQQEAAGKLAAGEKSVADATAALQAAEKARQDARRELKRMARAGTVVWSQQGNNPAEARLADDFVLSVMPEASPFQVKTDVFEVDANQSRQILVPMDLVRRDGFDEQVKLTVNGLPKNANIDVKADAIDKGRGDQLVRIFVKDNAPPGTYTIWLQSQAQVNYRRNPQKAERLKQAFDAATAAAEAAKKAQAEATAAKNKAIAEAKQAAEALTKLQAEQTKASQQLQAAQAELKKSQEALKQAQTAAANAAEALKSAETSLADARTAAEADAENEDLKQTVAQAEQAVQEATTAKQKADEAATAAAKSVADTEQAVAKANEQSTSLNGKVAEAEKTKTAADQAQKAATDAEAQATQQTKTLEEARKAAEKQFQDAEKAAQPKKVNFTPPSTPVVITVHPAPVKLAAGVPGGGALKRGAAIEIKVTVTRQNGFTGPVQLTLPENPVAVGLAADPVTIPADQTEGVLKITAAGDATLGQLENMVIRATMDFDGKAAVDVPVTLKVAE, from the coding sequence ATGCTTCGCGCTCTGATTTGCCGCCCCGCCCTGCTGTCGGTCTTCACCTGGTTTCTGCTCGGCACGCTGCCTCTGCATGCCCAGTTGCCGCAGACCCGGCTCTATTCGATCAGCCCGCCCGGGGCTCAGATCGGAACGACAGCGGAGGTTCGCATCCTCGCCGGCGACGATCTCGAAGAGATCTCGGCCCTGCACTTCAACCATCCAGGCATCACTGCCGAGCCGAAGATGCAGGAGGTGAATGGTCAGCCGCAGCCGGTCGACAAGACGTTTGTCGTCAAGGTGGCCCCCGACGTTCCCCCAGGCATGTACGACGTCCGCACAACGGGCCTGTGGGGGACGAGCAATCCCCGGCGATTCGTCGTGGGGACTCTGCCCGAAGTCATCGAAGCCGAAACGAACAACACGCCCGATCAGGCCAGTCCGCTCGAGCTGAACACCGTTCTGAACGGCCGAATGGATGGTGGCACCGACGTCGACATCTTCCGCACGACGCTCACTGCTGGGCAGAAGGTCGTCATTGACTGCCAGGCTCAGCGGATCGACTCGCGGATGGATCCGACGATCGAGGTGTACGATTCGACCGGCAGGCAGCGTCTGGGCGTCAGCCGGAATGACCGGGGCCGTGATGCCGTTCTGGTCTACGAGGTGCCGCAGGACGGCGAATACCTGGTGCGCGTCTTCGACCACGTCTACCGCAACGGCAACGACTACTTCTATCGGCTGAAGCTGCACACGGGTCCGCATCTCGCGTATAGCCTGCCGGCATCGGGACTGCCGGGGACAACCTCGCGGTTTGCCTTGTACGGCGTCAATCTTCCGGGTGGACAGCCCACCGACCTGGACGTTGACGGCGTCCCGCTCGAACGACTCGAAACCGACATCGCCATTCCAAAGCTGGACGACCTGCCGGCGATGGACCATCGCGTCGACTCGGTCCACTCGTCGGTCGACGGTTTCTCGTACCGGTTCGAATCCCCCGAAGGCCAGTCGAATCCTTTGCGAATCTTCCTGTCGTCGGCGCCGGCGCTCACCGAGGCCGAACCGAATGACGCCGCGGATGCCGCTCAGTCCGTTGCCGTCCCCTGCGAGATCACCGGCCAGTTCGGTTCGCGGGCCGACCAGGACGTGTTCACCTTCGAAGCGAAGGCGGGCCAGGTGTACTGGATCGAGGCCTTCGGCCAGCGACTGGGAACGTCGGCCGATCCGTATGTGGTCGTCGAGCAGATCACAGTCGATGGCAACGGCAACGAACAGGCCAAGCGGCTCACCGCACAGGACGACACCGGCACCAATCTGCTGCAGAACGTCTTCGATACCCACACCGACGATCCCGCGTGGCGCCTGCAGATTCCCGCCGACGGCAAGTACCGCGTCACCATTCGCGACCGGTATTGGGAGTCCCGCGGCAACCCCTCGCTGATCTACCGCCTGGCGATCCGCGAGGAGCAGCCGGACTTCCGGCTCGTGCTCGTTCCTGCCGCGCCAACAGCCGGACAAACCTGGCCGGTCGGACTCCGCCAGGGGGACAACTTCGCGGTCAACGTGCTTGCCTTCCGACGGGACGGATTCGCCGGCCCGGTCCGTGTGACGGCCGAAAATCTTCCCGAGGGCCTTCAATGTCCCGGTACGACCATCGGTGAGAAGGACAACAGCACGCTGCTGACATTGACCACCACGGACGGCGCGTCTGCTGGCACGCAGGCGGTTCGCATCACCGGTTCCGCCTGGGTCGACGATCCGGCAGCCGTCAAACAGGAAGAGGCAGCGCGGGCTGCTCTCGATGCAGCCAACAAGGCGCTTCCCGACCTCCGGAAAGCAGCCGACGAAGCGGCGAAGAAGGTCACCGAGCTCACCAACCAGCGTGATGCGGCCCGCAAGGCGTCCGAGGAAAAACCGGACGATGAAGGTCTCAAGCAAAAGCTGGCCCAGGCCGAGCAGGCACTCGAGGCTGCTCAGAAAACGCAGCAGGAAGCCGCCGGGAAACTGGCTGCCGGCGAGAAGAGCGTCGCCGATGCCACCGCGGCCCTGCAGGCTGCAGAGAAAGCGCGACAGGATGCCCGCCGGGAACTGAAGCGGATGGCCCGTGCCGGCACCGTCGTCTGGAGCCAGCAGGGGAACAATCCTGCCGAGGCCCGACTGGCGGATGACTTCGTGCTGTCGGTGATGCCGGAAGCGTCGCCGTTCCAGGTGAAGACGGATGTCTTCGAAGTGGACGCCAACCAGAGCCGGCAGATCCTGGTCCCGATGGATCTCGTCCGTCGCGATGGATTCGACGAGCAGGTCAAGCTGACCGTCAACGGGCTGCCGAAGAACGCGAACATCGACGTCAAAGCGGATGCGATTGACAAAGGGCGAGGCGATCAGCTGGTCCGCATCTTCGTAAAGGATAATGCGCCGCCGGGAACGTACACGATCTGGTTGCAGTCGCAGGCGCAGGTGAACTATCGCCGCAATCCGCAGAAGGCTGAACGTCTCAAGCAGGCGTTCGATGCCGCCACCGCTGCAGCGGAAGCCGCGAAGAAAGCTCAGGCGGAGGCGACGGCCGCAAAGAACAAGGCGATTGCTGAAGCAAAGCAGGCCGCCGAGGCACTGACGAAGCTTCAGGCGGAGCAGACGAAGGCCAGCCAGCAGCTGCAGGCCGCTCAGGCCGAGCTGAAGAAGTCACAGGAAGCCCTCAAGCAGGCACAGACGGCTGCCGCCAATGCCGCGGAAGCACTCAAATCTGCCGAGACATCGCTGGCCGATGCCCGCACGGCGGCCGAAGCAGATGCGGAGAACGAAGACCTCAAGCAGACGGTCGCTCAGGCCGAGCAGGCGGTTCAGGAGGCAACAACGGCCAAACAGAAGGCCGATGAAGCGGCCACCGCTGCCGCGAAGTCGGTCGCCGACACCGAACAGGCCGTAGCGAAAGCCAATGAACAGTCGACCTCCCTGAACGGTAAGGTTGCCGAAGCAGAGAAAACGAAGACTGCCGCCGACCAGGCGCAGAAAGCCGCGACTGATGCGGAAGCTCAGGCCACGCAGCAGACCAAAACGCTGGAAGAGGCAAGGAAGGCCGCCGAGAAGCAGTTCCAGGATGCCGAGAAGGCCGCTCAGCCCAAAAAGGTCAACTTCACTCCCCCCAGCACTCCCGTGGTCATCACGGTCCACCCGGCACCGGTCAAGCTGGCTGCCGGTGTTCCCGGAGGTGGAGCCCTCAAACGGGGTGCAGCCATTGAGATCAAGGTGACGGTCACCCGGCAGAACGGCTTCACGGGACCGGTTCAGTTGACGCTGCCGGAGAACCCCGTCGCGGTCGGCCTCGCCGCCGATCCGGTCACGATTCCCGCCGATCAGACCGAAGGCGTCCTCAAGATCACCGCCGCCGGCGACGCCACGCTGGGCCAGCTGGAAAACATGGTGATCCGGGCCACGATGGACTTCGACGGCAAGGCAGCTGTGGACGTCCCGGTCACGCTCAAGGTTGCCGAATAA
- a CDS encoding RtcB family protein, translating into MAKQPYHGPLEKVSDYCWRIPKSYKTGMRVDGLIYANRELLELMRNDQAPEQVANVAFLPGIQVASLAMPDIHWGYGFTIGGVCATDPEEGGVISPGGVGYDINCGVRLMRSNLMYDDIQPKMNRLVGELFKNVPCGVGQGGRFQFNAKELRTLMLQGPRALIERGLAVDRDIEHTEARGCLDGARPDLLSDRAIDRGKNQCGTLGSGNHFLEVQVVDQVFDDEAAQTMGLKAGMVCVMIHSGSRGLGYQVCDDALKALRGVPEKYGIHLPDRQLACAPVRSPEGERYIGQMRAAANFAWCNRQLLMAQARDVFENVFGRKWQELGMQLIYDVAHNIAKFEKHRVGDVEKSVWVHRKGATRAFPPHHPETPRDYKEIGQPVLIPGDMGRASWVLVGQQGSMEQTFGTTCHGAGRQLSRTAAVKKSKGRRIDEELLKRGVIAKARSWKGLAEEQPDAYKDVDLVVETVHCAGLSKKVARMRPVGVIKG; encoded by the coding sequence ATGGCCAAGCAGCCTTACCACGGACCGCTCGAGAAGGTGTCCGACTACTGCTGGCGGATTCCCAAATCCTACAAGACCGGCATGCGCGTCGACGGCCTGATCTACGCCAACCGCGAACTGCTCGAGCTGATGCGCAACGACCAGGCTCCCGAGCAGGTCGCCAACGTCGCGTTTCTCCCGGGCATTCAGGTCGCCAGCCTCGCCATGCCGGACATCCACTGGGGCTACGGCTTCACGATCGGTGGCGTCTGCGCAACCGATCCGGAGGAAGGAGGCGTGATCTCGCCGGGTGGCGTCGGCTATGACATCAACTGCGGCGTACGGCTGATGCGGTCGAACCTGATGTACGACGACATCCAGCCGAAGATGAACAGGCTCGTTGGTGAACTGTTCAAGAACGTTCCGTGCGGCGTGGGACAGGGGGGACGGTTCCAGTTCAACGCCAAGGAACTCCGCACTCTGATGCTGCAGGGGCCGCGGGCCCTCATCGAACGGGGCCTCGCCGTCGACCGCGACATCGAGCACACCGAAGCCCGCGGCTGCCTCGACGGAGCCCGGCCCGACCTGCTCAGCGACCGTGCCATCGACCGGGGCAAGAATCAGTGCGGCACACTCGGATCGGGTAATCACTTTCTCGAAGTCCAGGTGGTCGATCAGGTTTTCGATGACGAGGCGGCACAGACGATGGGGCTGAAAGCCGGCATGGTCTGTGTGATGATCCACTCCGGTTCACGCGGGCTGGGCTACCAGGTGTGTGATGATGCTCTCAAGGCCCTGCGCGGCGTGCCGGAGAAGTACGGCATCCACCTGCCCGACCGTCAGCTCGCCTGCGCGCCGGTTCGCAGTCCGGAAGGGGAACGTTACATCGGCCAGATGCGGGCGGCGGCCAACTTCGCCTGGTGCAACCGTCAGCTGCTGATGGCACAGGCCCGGGACGTGTTCGAAAACGTCTTCGGTCGCAAGTGGCAGGAACTGGGAATGCAGCTCATCTACGACGTGGCCCACAACATCGCCAAGTTCGAGAAGCATCGCGTCGGCGACGTCGAGAAGTCCGTCTGGGTCCATCGAAAGGGAGCAACACGGGCCTTCCCGCCCCACCATCCCGAAACGCCTCGCGACTACAAGGAGATCGGACAACCGGTGCTCATCCCCGGAGACATGGGTCGGGCGAGCTGGGTGCTCGTCGGACAGCAGGGAAGCATGGAGCAGACGTTCGGCACCACCTGTCACGGAGCTGGGCGGCAACTGAGCCGGACGGCCGCCGTCAAGAAATCAAAGGGCCGCCGGATCGACGAGGAACTTCTCAAGCGCGGCGTCATTGCGAAGGCCCGGAGCTGGAAGGGGCTCGCGGAGGAACAGCCGGACGCCTACAAGGATGTGGATCTCGTCGTCGAGACCGTCCACTGTGCAGGGCTGTCCAAGAAAGTGGCCCGGATGCGACCGGTCGGCGTGATCAAGGGATGA
- a CDS encoding DUF1549 and DUF1553 domain-containing protein produces MLHRASLLTGLAALCATLALPCTRWIEAATPGAPGPLQALQIEPNLGESALTIRGSDARAQLIVSGRHGDNVLTDRTRTCQYTVEPEGIVAVSETGLVTPLADGEAIVRAAAEGHNAQLKVRVEDFGNQQPVNFGNQIVPIFTKLGCNSGGCHGKASGQNGFKLSLLGFYPDEDYEFLVKEGRGRRIFPPAPEKSLLLTKPTGQSPHGGGKRMEPDSYEYRTIRRWIQQGMPYGSKEDPVVTKIDCIPDSRVMASEADQQVIVHATYSDGTIEDVTRMALYEPNDTELAEVDETGLVHTLDLSGEVAIMARYQGKVSTYRATIPLGAEIASFPPARNRIDEAVFAKLELLGIPPSPVCDDATFLRRVHIDLTGTLPTEDEVRTFLADPDSNKRDRLIDELLDSPEYADFFANKWNFVLRNKKRQNEDLEGTYAFYNWIWDSVYANKPYDQFVRELLTASGDVSFNPPVVWYREVAKTEEQVEDVAQLFLGVRIQCARCHHHPFEKWSQNDYYGFAAFFSRVGKKNLAAGASTRSRDRRVFHNEGNATARNPRSGENLKPAGLGAEPLEISPERDPRHHLADWMTAKDNQFFARALVNRYWKHFFGRGIVEPEDDIRATNPPTNPELLDGLAAEFAENGYDLKDLVRTICQSSTYQLSSLPNEYNLKDKQNYSRYYPKRLTAEVLYDAFHQVTNTSENFRGLPPGTRATELPDASIGPYFLKVFGQPQGDTACECERSQEANLAQSLHLLNSSEVQGKIANGSGRAVSLANDKERPHDVKIRELYRWAYAREPQADELQIALGHIEKHKDNPRTAYEDIVWALINTKEFLFNH; encoded by the coding sequence ATGTTGCATCGCGCGTCCCTGCTGACCGGACTCGCCGCTTTGTGTGCGACGCTCGCACTGCCCTGCACACGATGGATCGAGGCTGCGACTCCGGGTGCTCCGGGACCGCTGCAGGCCCTCCAGATCGAGCCGAACCTCGGTGAATCGGCACTGACGATCCGCGGCAGCGATGCCCGGGCCCAGTTGATCGTGAGTGGTCGTCACGGTGACAACGTTCTCACCGATCGGACCCGCACCTGCCAGTACACGGTCGAACCGGAAGGAATTGTCGCCGTCAGCGAAACCGGACTGGTCACTCCGCTGGCCGATGGTGAGGCGATCGTCCGAGCCGCCGCCGAAGGGCACAACGCCCAACTGAAGGTGCGCGTCGAAGACTTCGGCAATCAGCAACCGGTCAACTTCGGCAATCAGATCGTGCCGATCTTCACCAAGCTTGGATGCAACAGCGGCGGCTGCCACGGCAAGGCAAGCGGTCAGAACGGCTTCAAGCTTTCGCTGCTCGGGTTTTATCCCGACGAAGATTACGAGTTCCTCGTCAAGGAAGGACGCGGACGTCGGATCTTTCCGCCGGCTCCTGAAAAGAGCCTGCTGCTGACCAAGCCGACCGGTCAGTCGCCCCATGGCGGCGGCAAGCGCATGGAGCCGGACAGTTACGAGTACCGCACGATCCGTCGCTGGATTCAGCAGGGGATGCCCTACGGCAGCAAAGAGGATCCGGTAGTCACGAAGATCGACTGCATCCCCGACAGCCGCGTGATGGCGAGCGAGGCGGATCAGCAGGTGATCGTCCACGCGACCTACAGCGACGGCACGATCGAAGACGTCACCCGCATGGCGTTGTACGAGCCGAACGACACCGAACTGGCCGAGGTCGACGAAACCGGCCTGGTGCACACGCTCGACCTCTCGGGTGAAGTGGCCATCATGGCCCGCTACCAGGGTAAGGTCTCGACGTATCGAGCGACGATTCCGCTCGGTGCCGAGATTGCTTCCTTCCCGCCGGCACGCAACCGCATCGACGAAGCGGTTTTCGCGAAACTCGAGCTGCTGGGAATTCCGCCGTCGCCGGTCTGCGATGACGCGACGTTCCTTCGCCGCGTGCATATTGACCTGACAGGGACGCTGCCGACCGAAGACGAAGTCCGCACCTTCCTCGCCGATCCCGACTCGAACAAGCGGGACCGGTTGATCGACGAACTTCTGGACAGTCCCGAGTACGCCGACTTCTTCGCGAACAAGTGGAATTTCGTTCTGCGGAACAAGAAGCGGCAGAATGAGGACCTCGAAGGAACCTACGCGTTCTACAACTGGATCTGGGACAGCGTGTACGCGAATAAGCCGTATGACCAGTTCGTGCGGGAACTGCTGACGGCGTCCGGCGATGTCTCTTTCAACCCGCCAGTCGTCTGGTATCGCGAGGTCGCCAAGACCGAAGAACAGGTGGAAGACGTCGCTCAGCTCTTTTTGGGCGTGCGGATCCAGTGTGCCCGCTGCCACCATCATCCGTTCGAGAAGTGGAGCCAGAACGACTACTACGGCTTCGCGGCGTTCTTCAGCCGGGTCGGCAAGAAGAACCTGGCGGCCGGTGCCAGTACGCGATCCCGGGATCGCCGGGTCTTCCACAACGAAGGGAATGCCACCGCCCGCAATCCCCGCAGTGGTGAGAATCTCAAGCCGGCCGGTCTCGGAGCGGAGCCGCTGGAGATTTCGCCGGAACGTGATCCGCGACATCACCTGGCCGACTGGATGACTGCGAAAGACAACCAGTTCTTCGCCCGGGCACTGGTCAACCGGTACTGGAAGCACTTCTTCGGACGTGGCATCGTCGAGCCGGAAGACGACATCCGCGCGACAAACCCGCCGACGAATCCGGAACTGCTCGATGGTCTGGCGGCCGAGTTTGCCGAGAACGGCTACGACCTGAAGGACCTGGTCCGGACCATCTGCCAGTCGTCCACGTATCAGCTCAGTTCGCTGCCGAACGAGTACAACCTGAAGGACAAGCAGAATTACTCGCGGTACTACCCAAAACGGTTGACCGCCGAGGTGCTGTACGACGCGTTTCATCAGGTGACGAACACTTCGGAGAACTTCCGCGGTCTGCCGCCCGGAACGCGAGCCACAGAGCTGCCGGATGCGTCGATCGGCCCGTACTTCCTGAAAGTATTCGGCCAGCCGCAGGGTGACACCGCTTGCGAGTGCGAACGTTCCCAGGAGGCGAATCTGGCCCAGAGTCTGCACCTGCTCAACAGCAGCGAGGTTCAGGGAAAGATCGCAAACGGTTCCGGCCGGGCCGTCAGCCTTGCCAACGACAAGGAACGACCGCACGACGTGAAGATCCGCGAACTGTATCGCTGGGCCTACGCCCGCGAGCCGCAGGCGGATGAACTGCAGATTGCTCTGGGCCACATCGAAAAGCACAAGGACAATCCTCGCACGGCGTACGAGGACATTGTGTGGGCCCTGATCAACACCAAAGAGTTTCTGTTCAACCACTAA
- a CDS encoding large ribosomal subunit protein bL28: MSTLKKNKRIKLAKRLKRYGDLKPSKGNSVSQRGKPKYLGGNGRKTTGITRRLFKKNLQKIRVLEDGKVVRRRVPVSLLRAGLIEKPVVRKPFTLEEGES, encoded by the coding sequence ATGAGCACTCTGAAGAAGAACAAGCGAATCAAGCTGGCGAAGCGTCTGAAGCGCTATGGCGACCTGAAGCCGTCCAAGGGAAACAGTGTCTCCCAGCGTGGTAAGCCGAAGTACCTCGGTGGTAACGGTCGCAAGACGACCGGCATCACCCGCCGGCTGTTCAAGAAGAATCTGCAGAAGATTCGCGTGCTGGAGGACGGCAAAGTCGTCCGCCGCCGCGTCCCCGTGAGCCTGCTGCGGGCCGGCCTGATCGAAAAGCCGGTTGTCCGCAAGCCGTTCACGCTGGAAGAAGGGGAGAGCTGA